The Hordeum vulgare subsp. vulgare chromosome 7H, MorexV3_pseudomolecules_assembly, whole genome shotgun sequence DNA window AACAGGCATATCCATAACACGTTGTTTGTAAAAGAACCAAATAATAAACCGAGTGTGAGAATATTATCCTTTTTCCGTTTTGATTGCGGGGTGGCCGACATGAGATGCATCGTGTGGCCATGTGCCCATGTCGATCTCCATCGATCCAATCCATGCAGCGATGACGATGGCCCAACCGCACACTTGGCCACCAGCAACCATCCATCCGGCCGACATCGCGTCCCTATCGGCCGACCTCCATCCACCCACGCGTCACGCAACGATTCGCCCAACTCAGCACCGGTCCGCCTACATAAACCCCACTCGAGCTCATCACCCGGGGAGAAGAAAGGACgcaagaagaagacgaggaagaagaagcagcagCCAACCAAATCTTAGATACTTCACCAAGATGGAGCACGccaaggagaagatgaaggacGGCGCGAGCGCGGCCAAGGCGAAGGCGACCATCACGCAGGCCAAGGTGGCGGAGAAGGCGGAGGCGGCAACGGCGAGGTCACACGACGAGAAGGAGCTGGCGCACGAGCGCGGCGCCGCCAAGGTCGCTGCCGCTGAGGCGCAGCTGCACCAGGAAAAGGCCGCGCACCGCGAGGATGCCATGGCGCACCACATCCACAAGCACGGCGGCCACAAGCACGGCCACTGATACCAAACACAGGGGGCGCCGGTGGCCACTGATATACACACAGCCAGCGCTTGCCTCCACGTGCGTATGTCGTGTGTGATGTGACGACCGCCATGAATGCATGAGGTGGTGTGATTTTCtcacttcttctttcttttcagtgACGTACTGTGTTTGTGTTTTGCCGATTTGGCGCGTACTTACGTCGGGCTTAATTATCCCGGAGATGATGAGAGGAGAGCTGGCCTGGCTGTCTGCATTGCATGGATGCATGTGTATGTCCCTTTCCTCTATTTATGCGTGTGTCCTCCTAACCCCCTCGATTCAG harbors:
- the LOC123413343 gene encoding late embryogenesis abundant protein 6-like, producing the protein MEHAKEKMKDGASAAKAKATITQAKVAEKAEAATARSHDEKELAHERGAAKVAAAEAQLHQEKAAHREDAMAHHIHKHGGHKHGH